ACtccagagaaaaaaaaaaaaaaaataagattttaaaaataaggctttaagaaaaagaacaagaatatcATATTGAAGCAGAAAATGCCCATCCTAATGAAAAAGAATAGTGCGATCAAACCCGACCAGAATGTCTACGCTGTCAAAAGCGCAAAATAACCTGCCCTGGCTACCAAAAGAGATTCCAATTCTACCATAAAACCGCCCCAGCCGTCGTTAAATCCACCCGCACTTCCAAATCCGACGACGCACGTCCATCTAAACCCACGCCGAACGgataccaccaccagcaggcACTCGTGCTCGCCCGACCTACGATCGACCAATCCGTCGCGCCGAACTTGACGGCGACTGCTCTGGACACACAGCTGAAAGAGGTCTTCTCCGATGTCGTCTACGCGGTCTTCCCGAACTTGTACGCCGCGTTTTCTGCCCGCGTCGATCTCACCTGGGTCGACTTTGTGCGACATCATTCCGCTGCGCAGTCGAGCGCCGTTAATTGGGGTATTCGTTGTTTGATCACCTGGTTCTTGGCGCGACGACATCACGACCATGACCAGCTCCAGGCGAGTCGACACATGTATAACAGGGCGTTGCGGAGTCTCGCCCAGTCCCTTCGCGATCCCGCTCGCGTCAAGTCGGATGGCACCCTGGCTGCAGCGATAGCGCTCGGCGTATACGAAGTATTGGACGGTGTAGGATCGAATTCATGGCTGGTGCATTCGCGCGGAATCGGGGCGTTGTTCCGATTGCGTGGTCCGGATGCCCATCGCTCAGGCTTCGGGCGTACCATGTACACCACGTACAGGGCGTTTCTGGTAGCGGAAGCCTTCACTTGTCAGGAGCCGTGCTTTTTGGAAAGCGAGGAGTGGCGGACGATGAATCGGGAGGCGTTGCTAGCGGAGGAACGGGACGGGAAGGGCAGCCGACTGGGTGAGATCACAGAGAATGCGTTCGAGGAGGTGTTACTCTGTCCGGGGTACCTGGTGCGCACCCGTGATATGATTGCTGGGAACGCATCCGAATCGTCGAGGGAGTCCCTCACCGCGGAGATTCGTTGCAGTCGAGACCTCTTGCGGGGTTTGCAACGGCGGTTGGCTGCGCTGTTGGAGCTTCAGATGAACACTCAGCCGGTGCAGAAGAGAAGTCCTCTGGATGGGTCTATCCCGAAGCAGTTCGTGCACACCATTGCGCATCGATCGTTGCGAGGTATGGACTCGGCGTTAGCACTCCTTGACCAGCTCCTCGTGCTGCTTGCTGCTAGCAAAGTCCGGATGCTCGGTTCCGATGAGAATAATCCCGCTCAGAGTCCCTGGAACAGGGTCACGTATCAACCAGCTCCGGAAGGGACAATATCCGTGACCGACGAGGGCACTGGCACGAACGAGGTGAAATCCCTCGATTGGCTTGATCAGCTTGCATTGTCCATGGGGACTCTTGCGCTCAAGACATGACGAACTTCAGCTCGTCATTTGGACCAGGTCGCCGGCTCTGTGCATGGTTATGTCGACCAGGATCCGACTTCTTATTTTCTCACCGAGTGAATCGGGCTTGTCAACCGGACTCTCCTTTGTTTTCGTTCAACTAAAAATGACTGCACACGATGCCACGTTGTCCCCGTAACCTGGAATGCGGGACAAATCTAGAATGTGGAATCGATGCCCCGGAGTGGTATTCCGAGTCTCGGTCGCTTCAAACCAGGCATAAATGTTCCTCTACCGAATTGCGTTCATCCTAACCGAGCGTGACCACCAAAGTTTACACCGTAGGTAGAATTGGTCTGGATGGAAATCAGCTATGCGCATAGGGTCATATGTGGAATAGCTCATCGCACAATCGGACATCCTTGCATACGGGGCGTTGAATGGTTTGGACGCACACCCGCAACATTGCCTTGGCAATTTCAGTCCAGAGAAAAATACATGAACCTCTGGCAACTTTGTTTCAAATTATATGATGTGTACCAATGCAATCGTTTATATCaatgaataaaaataagaCAATAAGAAAATAGGCCTATAgcaaaaaagggaaagaggttGACTATTGGCAACACACCGGAAGTTGTATATTTATCCATCTAGCCTCTACAACATACTTATGGAGAAGGAACCCCACCAAAACACTACAAATCTAGATAATAGGGAGTAATAATGGTCAGAAATATGGTTCCTCAAATTTACACAACCCTCTGAAAGTCAGTCCTGTAGGAAACCTGCTCCAAGTATATCTCCCATAGTCCACATCATCAACAGGGGCTACGTCGTATCCACATCAACCCCACCAATGAGACGGAAACCAAGGCCTACGCCATAGAGTTTATACGGACGTCGCTGAAGCGGGTGACAGCAGGAAGGTTGCCGAACATGACTCGAAGTGCCGAAGGAGGCAGACTTTTATTCGTCAGTGGCGCTACACGTACTTTTGTCGCCTAGGAAGGGGCATATTGATGGCCAATGGCGTTTTGTGAGGGCAAGACAAGACTTCCCTGCAGGTTTCGTCACCTTTGCCGCAATGATTGGCTTAGATGAGATGTTGGATGTGTCAATCCATCTTGGACCTCTAAGCAGGTCACTTGCGGTCAGACGAAGTAGATCATTGCGAACACACATCACGATAGATAAATGCGTGGGATGGCGGTCGGGGGTGCATGGGCATCGAAACTGCAGGGTGATTGCTTAGATGTGCCCTAAGTTGATATCGGAGATCGAGAGATTGCGGAGACTTCCTCGATATGTAAGACATGAAAAAGACATCCAACTGACTGGGTGGTTTACCCGGTTGGACTCCATATGTACACCGGCTCCAGTTGGGTCGGAAGTCTCCGTGGGCAGATGTCAGTGTCCCAGACAGGGCAATGATCAAGCACTGAGAcggtttccttctcccttctttgGCATCCGCGGCAGCCCTAACCACAGCAAGAGAATACCTCCGGACAAGCCGATGATGAAAGGCTGGAGAACCTCCACTCCTCGTGCCTGTGCAAGGGCACCGACCACAAAGGGTAGAACAGCGGCACCTCCTCCCCCGAACGCAGCCGCAAACCCAATGGCGCTGACATGCTGCGACTTCGGGAGAAGCTTGGTAGCTACGACCACGACAGCAGGGAAGAAAGGGCCAAGGAAAAAGCCTTGGAGGGAGACAGCGACCGCCGAAGCATAAAAATTAGGCACAAGCCAGAGAATTAGACCCAGTCCAATAGCCAGTAGTGAGTATACCTGTTGATTGGTTAGCTGCGATGGGGCTGTAGGTGAGACTTCTTACGTACCACAATAGAGACCTTCTCTCCAATTCGCGGCGTCACGAAGCCCAGTACCACCCGGCCTACGGTGAGTCCTAGCCAAAATCCAGTAGCCGTCATACCGCTGGCAAATGCTTCTCCGTTGCGGATTTGCATCATGAATGTTACGATCCATCCGCCGAGTGCAACTTCAATTCCTACATAAccgagaaggaaaaatg
This window of the Aspergillus flavus chromosome 8, complete sequence genome carries:
- a CDS encoding putative C6 finger domain protein gives rise to the protein MVGVPRSTGCRACLQRRVKCDQTRPECLRCQKRKITCPGYQKRFQFYHKTAPAVVKSTRTSKSDDARPSKPTPNGYHHQQALVLARPTIDQSVAPNLTATALDTQLKEVFSDVVYAVFPNLYAAFSARVDLTWVDFVRHHSAAQSSAVNWGIRCLITWFLARRHHDHDQLQASRHMYNRALRSLAQSLRDPARVKSDGTLAAAIALGVYEVLDGVGSNSWLVHSRGIGALFRLRGPDAHRSGFGRTMYTTYRAFLVAEAFTCQEPCFLESEEWRTMNREALLAEERDGKGSRLGEITENAFEEVLLCPGYLVRTRDMIAGNASESSRESLTAEIRCSRDLLRGLQRRLAALLELQMNTQPVQKRSPLDGSIPKQFVHTIAHRSLRGMDSALALLDQLLVLLAASKVRMLGSDENNPAQSPWNRVTYQPAPEGTISVTDEGTGTNEVKSLDWLDQLALSMGTLALKT